From a region of the Chrysemys picta bellii isolate R12L10 chromosome 7, ASM1138683v2, whole genome shotgun sequence genome:
- the SGPL1 gene encoding sphingosine-1-phosphate lyase 1 isoform X2 translates to MDTFVPYKEIILMYLEKARTFVNGQCAGIEPWQLIGSTFASTLVVVWLHGILFQPESLTSRSKKWFFKTLRKLPFVGAIIQKQFNKALDDVASGLHFLNDGKDYIKALPAQGMSQPVLLEKMKEYSSMGKVHWEDGKVSGTVYSGEEKLTHLLVKMTSGGTESILMACKAYRDLAYERGIKHPEILVPMSVHAAFDKAAHYFGLKIVHIPLTKTMQVDVQAMKRAISKNTAMLTCSAPQFPHGVMDPIEEVAKLALKYRIPFHVDACLGGFLIAFMEKAGFPLQRPFDFRVEGVTSISADTHKYGYAPKGSSVVLYSDKKYRHYQFFVAPDWQGGIYASPTIAGSRPGGIIAACWATLMYMGEDGYVEATKKIISTARFIESGLRKIDNIQIFGKPEVSVISIGSDVFDIYRLSNLLSTRGWNLNVLQFPSSIHLCITLLHTKPGIAEQFLEDVRDCVLEIMKDPKAKTTGMGAIYGMAQSIPDRNMVSEISHAYLDCLYSTDIPSSDKHMNGSPGHS, encoded by the exons gacACCTTTGTTCCTTATAAGGAAATCATCCTCATGTATTTAGAAAAAGCAAGGACCTTTGTGAATGGACAGTGTGCTGGCATTGAACCCTGGCAATTGATTGGCTCGACATTTGCTTCTACTCTGGTGGTGGTGTGGCTGCACGGTATCCTCTTCCAACCAGAGA GTTTAACATCACGAAGTAAAAAATGGTTCTTTAAAACTCTAAGAAAACTGCCTTTTGTTGGCGCCATA atACAGAAGCAGTTTAACAAGGCCTTGGATGATGTAGCCTCTGGTTTGCACTTCCTGAATGACGGAAAGGATTATATCAAAGCATTGCCAGCGCAAGGCATGAGCCAGCCTGTACTACTAGAGAAGATGAAGGAGTACAGCTCTATGG gtAAAGTACATTGGGAGGATGGGAAAGTCTCTGGGACAGTATACAGTGGGGAAGAGAAACTCACTCACCTGTTAGTGAAG ATGACCTCTGGTGGGACTGAGAGCATTTTGATGGCCTGTAAAGCCTACAGGGATCTAGCCTACGAGAGAGGAATCAAGCACCCAGAAAT ACTGGTTCCAATGAGTGTTCATGCAGCATTCGATAAAGCAGCTCATTATTTTGGACTGAAGATTGTGCACATACCGTTGACCAAGACCATGCAAGTGGATGTTCAG GCAATGAAAAGGGCTATTTCAAAGAACACTGCGATGCTGACCTGTTCAGCTCCCCAGTTCCCCCATGGAGTTATGGATCCAATTGAGGAGGTGGCAAAG CTGGCACTGAAGTATAGAATCCCCTTCCATGTGGATGCCTGTCTGGGTGGCTTCCTCATTGCTTTCATGGAGAAGGCAGGGTTTCCGCTACAGCGTCCATTTGACTTCCGTGTGGAAGGTGTGACTAGCATTTCTGCAGATACCCACAAG TATGGCTATGCCCCAAAAGGCTCTTCAGTGGTATTGTACAGTGACAAGAAATACAGGCACTATCAGTTCTTTGTTGCACCTGACTGGCAAGGGGGCATCTATGCCTCCCCCACCATTGCTGGCTCCAGACCTGGTGGCATCATTGCAGCTTGCTGGGCAACCCTGATGTACATGGGAGAAGATGGTTATGTTGAGGCTACTAAGAAGATCATTAGTACTGCACGGTTCATTGAATCAGG GTTGCGGAAAATTGACAACATCCAAATCTTTGGGAAACCTGAGGTGTCTGTCATCTCTATCGGATCAGATGTTTTTGATATCTATCGGCTGTCAAATTTGTTAAGCACTAGAGGATGGAACTTAAATGTCCTGCAGTTTCCGTCAAG CATCCATCTCTGCATTACGCTGTTGCACACAAAACCTGGCATTGCAGAACAATTCTTGGAGGATGTCAGAGACTGTGTCTTAGAGATCATGAAGGACCCTAAAGCCAAGACCACCGGCATG GGTGCCATCTATGGAATGGCGCAGTCCATCCCAGACAGGAACATGGTATCAGAGATTTCTCATGCATACTTGGACTGCCTCTATAGCACAGACATCCCTTCCAGTGACAAACACATGAACGGTTCTCCTGGACACTCCTGA
- the PCBD1 gene encoding pterin-4-alpha-carbinolamine dehydratase has product MAGKAHRLSTDEREQLLPNLKAVGWNEVEGRDAIFKEFHFKDFSRAFGFMTRVALQAEKLDHHPEWFNVYSKVHIILSTHECAGLSERDINLASFIEQVAASLS; this is encoded by the exons GCAGGAAAAGCCCACAGGTTGAGCACTGATGAGAGGGAGCAACTGCTGCCAAACCTGAAAGCTGTAGGATGGAATGAGGTGGAAGGGAGAGATGCCATCTTCAAAGAGTTCCATTTCAAGGACTTCAGTCGG GCCTTTGGATTCATGACCAGAGTCGCTTTGCAGGCAGAAAAACTGGACCACCACCCTGAATGGTTCAACGTTTACAGCAAG gttCACATTATCCTGAGCACACACGAGTGTGCAGGCTTATCCGAGCGGGATATCAATTTGGCCAGTTTCATAGAGCAAGTTGCAGCTTCTCTGTCTTGA
- the SGPL1 gene encoding sphingosine-1-phosphate lyase 1 isoform X1 — MDTFVPYKEIILMYLEKARTFVNGQCAGIEPWQLIGSTFASTLVVVWLHGILFQPESLTSRSKKWFFKTLRKLPFVGAIIQKQFNKALDDVASGLHFLNDGKDYIKALPAQGMSQPVLLEKMKEYSSMGKVHWEDGKVSGTVYSGEEKLTHLLVKVYEEFAWSNPLHPDVFPGLRKMEAEVVRMACTLFNGGPNSCGVMTSGGTESILMACKAYRDLAYERGIKHPEILVPMSVHAAFDKAAHYFGLKIVHIPLTKTMQVDVQAMKRAISKNTAMLTCSAPQFPHGVMDPIEEVAKLALKYRIPFHVDACLGGFLIAFMEKAGFPLQRPFDFRVEGVTSISADTHKYGYAPKGSSVVLYSDKKYRHYQFFVAPDWQGGIYASPTIAGSRPGGIIAACWATLMYMGEDGYVEATKKIISTARFIESGLRKIDNIQIFGKPEVSVISIGSDVFDIYRLSNLLSTRGWNLNVLQFPSSIHLCITLLHTKPGIAEQFLEDVRDCVLEIMKDPKAKTTGMGAIYGMAQSIPDRNMVSEISHAYLDCLYSTDIPSSDKHMNGSPGHS; from the exons gacACCTTTGTTCCTTATAAGGAAATCATCCTCATGTATTTAGAAAAAGCAAGGACCTTTGTGAATGGACAGTGTGCTGGCATTGAACCCTGGCAATTGATTGGCTCGACATTTGCTTCTACTCTGGTGGTGGTGTGGCTGCACGGTATCCTCTTCCAACCAGAGA GTTTAACATCACGAAGTAAAAAATGGTTCTTTAAAACTCTAAGAAAACTGCCTTTTGTTGGCGCCATA atACAGAAGCAGTTTAACAAGGCCTTGGATGATGTAGCCTCTGGTTTGCACTTCCTGAATGACGGAAAGGATTATATCAAAGCATTGCCAGCGCAAGGCATGAGCCAGCCTGTACTACTAGAGAAGATGAAGGAGTACAGCTCTATGG gtAAAGTACATTGGGAGGATGGGAAAGTCTCTGGGACAGTATACAGTGGGGAAGAGAAACTCACTCACCTGTTAGTGAAG GTTTATGAGGAGTTTGCATGGAGTAATCCCCTTCATCCAGATGTATTCCCAGGCCTGAGGAAGATGGAAGCGGAGGTGGTGAGGATGGCCTGCACACTCTTCAATGGGGGACCTAATTCCTGTGGAGTA ATGACCTCTGGTGGGACTGAGAGCATTTTGATGGCCTGTAAAGCCTACAGGGATCTAGCCTACGAGAGAGGAATCAAGCACCCAGAAAT ACTGGTTCCAATGAGTGTTCATGCAGCATTCGATAAAGCAGCTCATTATTTTGGACTGAAGATTGTGCACATACCGTTGACCAAGACCATGCAAGTGGATGTTCAG GCAATGAAAAGGGCTATTTCAAAGAACACTGCGATGCTGACCTGTTCAGCTCCCCAGTTCCCCCATGGAGTTATGGATCCAATTGAGGAGGTGGCAAAG CTGGCACTGAAGTATAGAATCCCCTTCCATGTGGATGCCTGTCTGGGTGGCTTCCTCATTGCTTTCATGGAGAAGGCAGGGTTTCCGCTACAGCGTCCATTTGACTTCCGTGTGGAAGGTGTGACTAGCATTTCTGCAGATACCCACAAG TATGGCTATGCCCCAAAAGGCTCTTCAGTGGTATTGTACAGTGACAAGAAATACAGGCACTATCAGTTCTTTGTTGCACCTGACTGGCAAGGGGGCATCTATGCCTCCCCCACCATTGCTGGCTCCAGACCTGGTGGCATCATTGCAGCTTGCTGGGCAACCCTGATGTACATGGGAGAAGATGGTTATGTTGAGGCTACTAAGAAGATCATTAGTACTGCACGGTTCATTGAATCAGG GTTGCGGAAAATTGACAACATCCAAATCTTTGGGAAACCTGAGGTGTCTGTCATCTCTATCGGATCAGATGTTTTTGATATCTATCGGCTGTCAAATTTGTTAAGCACTAGAGGATGGAACTTAAATGTCCTGCAGTTTCCGTCAAG CATCCATCTCTGCATTACGCTGTTGCACACAAAACCTGGCATTGCAGAACAATTCTTGGAGGATGTCAGAGACTGTGTCTTAGAGATCATGAAGGACCCTAAAGCCAAGACCACCGGCATG GGTGCCATCTATGGAATGGCGCAGTCCATCCCAGACAGGAACATGGTATCAGAGATTTCTCATGCATACTTGGACTGCCTCTATAGCACAGACATCCCTTCCAGTGACAAACACATGAACGGTTCTCCTGGACACTCCTGA